From Polaribacter butkevichii, a single genomic window includes:
- the rhaT gene encoding L-rhamnose/proton symporter RhaT, translating into MQAILGVLFHSLGGVAAGSFYMPYNKVKGWSWETYWMVGGVMSWLIVPPIAAWLTVPGFAEIIAASSNTILLITFVMGLLWGVGGLSYGLGVRYLGMSLGNSVVLGFCAAFGAIVPSIYYNINPEAGKTSFTDMLADSGGQVVLLGVLVCVLGIAICGKAGVLKEKELSDEEKKKSVSEFNLVKGLIVAVLSGILSSFFSFGIEAGKPLADAAVAAGFDHLYSNNVTFVVILWGGLVSNLVWTTILSIKNKSYKDFTNKSTPISKNIMFSALAGTIWFLQFFFYGMGESKLGNGASSWILHMSTIILTANLWGVYRKEWAGVAKKTKYTITAGILVILLSVVLVGIGNSI; encoded by the coding sequence ATGCAAGCAATATTAGGAGTTTTATTTCATTCGTTAGGCGGTGTGGCCGCAGGTAGTTTTTACATGCCTTATAATAAAGTAAAAGGTTGGTCTTGGGAAACCTATTGGATGGTTGGTGGCGTTATGTCTTGGCTTATAGTGCCACCTATAGCAGCTTGGTTAACCGTACCAGGTTTTGCAGAAATAATAGCTGCAAGTTCAAATACAATCTTGTTAATTACATTTGTAATGGGATTACTTTGGGGTGTTGGAGGTTTGTCTTACGGGCTTGGTGTACGTTACTTAGGGATGTCCTTGGGGAATTCTGTAGTACTTGGTTTTTGTGCTGCTTTTGGAGCTATAGTACCTTCTATTTATTACAATATTAATCCTGAAGCAGGAAAAACATCTTTTACAGATATGTTGGCCGATTCTGGCGGACAAGTTGTATTACTTGGTGTTTTAGTGTGTGTGTTAGGAATTGCAATTTGTGGAAAAGCAGGAGTTCTAAAAGAAAAGGAACTATCCGATGAAGAAAAAAAGAAAAGTGTATCAGAATTTAATTTGGTAAAAGGGCTAATAGTAGCTGTGCTTTCGGGTATTTTAAGTTCTTTTTTTAGCTTTGGTATAGAAGCAGGAAAACCTTTAGCAGATGCTGCTGTAGCTGCAGGCTTCGATCATTTATATTCTAACAATGTTACATTTGTTGTTATTCTTTGGGGAGGGTTGGTTTCTAATTTAGTATGGACTACAATATTGAGTATCAAAAATAAATCATATAAAGATTTTACAAATAAAAGCACACCAATATCAAAAAATATTATGTTTTCTGCATTGGCAGGAACCATCTGGTTTTTACAATTCTTTTTCTATGGAATGGGAGAAAGTAAATTGGGTAATGGTGCTAGTTCTTGGATTTTACATATGTCTACCATTATTTTAACTGCAAACCTTTGGGGTGTTTATAGAAAGGAATGGGCTGGTGTTGCTAAGAAAACAAAATATACCATTACAGCCGGAATTTTAGTGATTCTTTTATCTGTAGTTTTAGTAGGAATAGGGAATTCTATTTAA
- a CDS encoding DUF7402 domain-containing protein, with amino-acid sequence MKKLVNSIILAVLLFFAGNNILIAQVSAVYGGGAIYNSNTSINELRSSGFNTVIVWTLHIESTGKINFNYDFDLIDNGQYIGGNDPESGNFVNNLARLKQAPTSVNRIEFGIGAAGAQTFNVLKSFYESEGFGPGTTIYKNFKKLRETFPMVDAINNDDEVTYDLASTVAFTKMLASLGFKNAIVPYNRDSFWRSLVQQVNAAYPGNVDRNYIQCYAGGAGNNPCQTKWDFGITNIGGRWGASNRESPSQIQNVMQNWKNSCSSKAGGGFIWIYDEFDNTPQTAQYANAINTAFQNTPPPPPTNTSGNLARSAQVSVSSQYSANYSGSKAIDGIKQQHNNGEWASNGEKLPKIRLTWNQPVSVNKIILYDRPNATDGVGGGILYFSDGSQVPVDFLFNNGQGKEFTFNSKTITWVQLDVTDGINSLNNGLSEFEVYGSSGGSSSSSNVALNNSSITASSQYPNNAFSKEKVADGIVGKHGNGEWASNGESNPYVQINWNSAYTINKVVLFDRPNATDKINGGTLTFSDGSRINVAALPNNGAAKEITFANKTVTAVRFTVTNGSGYNVGLSEFQVFGTNALRKSQQPKQETITENTNQTNSKVSTFPNPFKNLVNVMLPVNKKYTSAEVYNLTGQLILKQTISEGQNALEFNFKNVARSSIYLLRLTNDKESTMHKLIRK; translated from the coding sequence ATGAAAAAATTAGTAAACAGTATTATTCTTGCAGTTCTTTTGTTTTTTGCAGGAAATAATATTTTAATTGCCCAAGTATCTGCTGTATACGGCGGAGGCGCTATTTATAATAGCAACACTTCTATTAATGAATTACGAAGCTCTGGCTTTAACACAGTTATTGTTTGGACTTTACATATTGAATCTACTGGTAAAATTAATTTTAATTATGATTTTGACCTTATTGATAATGGTCAATATATTGGAGGTAATGATCCAGAAAGTGGCAATTTTGTAAACAACCTTGCACGCTTAAAACAAGCACCAACAAGTGTAAATCGTATAGAATTTGGTATTGGTGCGGCAGGAGCTCAAACATTTAACGTACTTAAAAGCTTTTATGAATCGGAAGGGTTTGGCCCTGGAACAACCATTTATAAAAATTTTAAAAAGTTAAGAGAAACTTTTCCTATGGTAGATGCCATTAATAATGATGATGAAGTTACTTACGACTTAGCGTCTACCGTTGCTTTTACCAAAATGTTGGCTAGTTTAGGATTTAAAAATGCTATTGTACCATACAATAGAGATAGTTTTTGGAGAAGCTTAGTACAGCAAGTTAATGCCGCATACCCAGGTAATGTAGATAGAAATTACATTCAGTGTTATGCAGGTGGTGCTGGTAATAACCCTTGCCAAACTAAATGGGATTTTGGTATTACTAATATTGGTGGTAGATGGGGAGCTTCTAACAGAGAAAGCCCTTCTCAAATTCAAAATGTAATGCAAAACTGGAAAAACTCATGTAGCTCTAAAGCTGGTGGTGGTTTTATTTGGATATATGATGAGTTTGATAATACACCACAAACCGCTCAATATGCTAATGCTATTAATACAGCATTTCAAAACACACCTCCACCTCCACCAACAAATACTAGTGGAAATTTAGCGCGTAGTGCTCAAGTTTCTGTATCCTCTCAATATTCTGCAAACTATTCTGGTTCTAAAGCAATAGATGGAATAAAACAACAGCACAATAATGGAGAATGGGCTAGTAATGGTGAAAAGTTACCTAAAATTAGACTTACTTGGAATCAACCTGTTTCTGTAAACAAGATTATTCTTTATGACAGACCAAATGCTACTGATGGTGTTGGTGGTGGTATTCTATATTTTAGCGATGGAAGTCAAGTTCCTGTAGATTTTTTATTTAATAATGGTCAAGGAAAAGAATTTACTTTTAATTCTAAAACGATTACTTGGGTACAACTAGATGTAACCGATGGTATAAATAGTTTAAACAATGGGTTGTCTGAATTTGAAGTGTATGGCTCTTCTGGAGGCTCTAGTAGTAGCAGCAACGTTGCTCTTAACAACAGCAGTATTACTGCATCTTCACAGTATCCTAATAATGCTTTTTCTAAAGAAAAAGTAGCAGACGGTATTGTTGGCAAACATGGAAATGGTGAATGGGCTAGTAACGGAGAATCAAACCCTTACGTTCAAATAAATTGGAATTCTGCTTATACTATTAACAAAGTTGTTTTGTTTGATAGACCAAATGCTACCGATAAAATTAACGGCGGTACACTTACATTTAGTGATGGTTCTAGAATAAATGTAGCTGCTTTACCAAACAACGGAGCTGCAAAAGAAATTACATTTGCTAATAAAACCGTAACGGCTGTTCGTTTTACAGTTACAAATGGATCTGGTTATAATGTTGGCTTATCTGAGTTTCAAGTTTTTGGTACAAACGCACTTCGTAAATCTCAACAACCAAAACAAGAAACTATTACAGAAAACACAAACCAAACTAATAGTAAAGTTTCAACATTTCCAAATCCTTTTAAGAACCTTGTTAATGTAATGCTACCTGTTAATAAAAAATATACCTCAGCTGAAGTATATAACCTAACAGGACAATTAATCTTAAAGCAAACAATTTCTGAGGGGCAAAATGCACTTGAATTTAATTTTAAAAACGTAGCAAGATCTAGTATCTATTTATTACGTTTAACAAATGATAAAGAATCAACAATGCATAAATTGATTAGAAAATAA
- a CDS encoding alpha-L-rhamnosidase — MHKIKFLLALLLIPFLNTSCNQEKVDKLASVTFQSLTCNTKINPTAIESKQPIFSWIVAVEGNNKSQSAYQILVASSLEKLNNNQGDLWNSGKTEEAKSTYVKYKGTKLNAVTAYYWKVKIWDEKKQESDWSETQSFQMGLIDEANWGDSKWISLNKDTRTSEHSFREYKTGPMKAPIMVNGQAASYFRNVINTEKEIENAQAYICGLGYYELYLNGAKVGDHVLDPAPSNYDKQAYYVNYDISEQLKLGKNAFGIILGNGFYGQDISWKRDPESDKDMSYGPPTVRFLIKVTYKDGSKKDFYTDENWKESTGPIVFNNIYGGDTYDARYEINGWNTLNYNDEKWGNAKVVSPKLKKISSQQIPAIKKLKEFVPQNVFKAPNGDWIVDFGQNIAGWVKINVKEKEGQLIEITTTESLLRNGKDVFQGSTGGGANGMAQIYKYICKGNNLESWEPKFSYHGFRYAKIKGVSTKPDSNMIKAVLVATDIQEKGSFSSSEPLFNKMHSISKWTIVDNVHGIPEDCPHREKCGWLGDAHAFCEYALYNYDMYDFYKKYMEDIRTQMRPTKGHNNPEIKFQVPTMIAPGKRTSSYAKLDWGVATMYLPWYNYLYYGDDAIVKDYYKEMKGLTNFYLSFKDENGIIQDGMGDWCPPRWDRRKNPGAMECDPIISANAYFYDILGVMEGFAKINKDAAFEAEMKKEKEQLKAAFNKTFLVAIPKTNLKWYGSQTATVQALQFGMVPELEIEQVVNGLVYDITEVKGGHHSTGIHGNRYIYTVLTKYGKADLAYQILTTPDFPSQTYVMNNGFTTWPERQFEWETMEGPSNSLNHPMHSGFAAYFYESLGGIKSSKDNVGYKVFTVNPEFPKKVTSTSVTVPTPYGDIKNDWSLKENVLSMDLKVPFNTKAKVVLTDNELKSVKINGISVKDYKKDNGIEIQEKSVMLGSGNYKIEYSKDKD, encoded by the coding sequence ATGCATAAAATTAAATTTTTATTAGCACTCTTGTTAATTCCTTTTTTAAACACATCTTGCAACCAAGAAAAGGTAGATAAATTAGCATCAGTAACGTTTCAGTCGTTAACTTGTAATACCAAAATAAACCCAACAGCTATTGAAAGTAAACAACCAATTTTTTCATGGATTGTAGCTGTAGAAGGTAACAATAAATCGCAATCTGCTTATCAAATATTAGTAGCATCAAGTTTAGAAAAATTAAATAACAATCAGGGAGATTTATGGAATTCTGGTAAAACGGAAGAAGCTAAATCAACTTACGTAAAATATAAAGGAACAAAACTTAATGCAGTAACTGCGTATTACTGGAAAGTAAAAATTTGGGACGAGAAAAAACAAGAATCAGATTGGTCTGAAACTCAAAGTTTTCAAATGGGGTTGATAGATGAAGCAAATTGGGGAGACTCAAAATGGATAAGCCTAAATAAAGATACAAGAACATCAGAACATAGTTTTCGTGAATACAAAACAGGGCCAATGAAAGCACCTATTATGGTTAATGGGCAAGCAGCATCTTATTTTAGAAATGTTATTAATACAGAAAAAGAAATAGAAAATGCACAAGCTTATATTTGTGGATTGGGGTATTATGAACTTTATTTAAATGGTGCTAAAGTAGGCGATCATGTTTTAGATCCTGCTCCTTCTAATTACGATAAACAAGCCTATTATGTAAATTATGATATTTCAGAACAACTAAAATTAGGTAAAAATGCTTTTGGAATCATTTTAGGGAATGGTTTCTATGGGCAAGATATTTCTTGGAAAAGAGACCCAGAATCAGATAAAGATATGTCTTACGGCCCACCAACGGTTCGTTTTTTAATTAAAGTAACCTATAAAGATGGTAGCAAAAAAGATTTTTATACAGATGAAAATTGGAAAGAATCTACGGGGCCAATAGTATTTAATAATATTTATGGAGGTGATACTTATGATGCTCGTTATGAAATTAATGGTTGGAATACTTTAAATTATAATGATGAAAAATGGGGGAATGCAAAAGTTGTTTCGCCAAAATTAAAGAAGATTAGTTCACAACAAATTCCTGCAATTAAAAAATTAAAAGAATTTGTGCCTCAAAATGTATTTAAAGCTCCAAATGGAGATTGGATTGTAGATTTCGGTCAAAATATTGCTGGTTGGGTAAAGATAAATGTAAAAGAAAAAGAAGGCCAACTTATAGAAATTACAACTACAGAATCTTTGTTAAGAAATGGTAAAGATGTTTTTCAAGGTTCTACAGGTGGTGGAGCAAATGGTATGGCTCAAATTTATAAATATATCTGTAAAGGAAACAACTTAGAATCTTGGGAACCAAAGTTTAGTTATCACGGATTTCGTTATGCTAAAATAAAAGGTGTGTCTACAAAACCAGACAGTAACATGATTAAAGCTGTTTTAGTGGCTACAGACATTCAAGAAAAAGGAAGTTTTAGTTCATCAGAACCTTTATTTAATAAAATGCATAGCATTAGTAAATGGACTATTGTTGATAATGTACATGGTATTCCAGAAGATTGTCCGCATCGCGAAAAATGTGGTTGGTTAGGAGATGCACACGCGTTTTGTGAATATGCATTATATAATTATGACATGTATGATTTCTATAAAAAATACATGGAAGATATTCGTACTCAAATGAGACCAACTAAAGGACATAATAATCCTGAAATTAAATTTCAAGTACCAACCATGATTGCGCCAGGTAAAAGAACATCTTCTTATGCAAAACTAGATTGGGGTGTGGCAACAATGTATTTACCTTGGTATAATTATTTGTATTATGGAGATGATGCTATTGTAAAAGACTACTATAAAGAAATGAAAGGTCTTACAAATTTTTATCTTTCATTTAAAGATGAAAATGGAATTATTCAAGACGGAATGGGAGATTGGTGTCCACCAAGGTGGGATAGAAGAAAGAACCCAGGTGCTATGGAGTGCGACCCAATTATTTCTGCCAATGCTTATTTCTATGATATTTTAGGTGTTATGGAAGGTTTTGCAAAAATAAATAAGGACGCTGCTTTTGAAGCTGAAATGAAAAAGGAAAAAGAGCAATTAAAAGCCGCTTTTAATAAAACCTTTTTAGTTGCTATACCAAAAACAAACTTAAAATGGTATGGTAGTCAAACAGCAACTGTACAAGCATTACAGTTTGGTATGGTTCCAGAATTAGAAATAGAGCAAGTAGTAAATGGTTTGGTGTATGATATTACAGAAGTAAAAGGAGGGCATCATTCTACAGGTATTCATGGTAATAGATATATTTACACTGTTTTAACTAAATATGGAAAAGCAGATTTGGCGTATCAAATTTTAACAACACCAGATTTTCCTAGTCAAACGTATGTAATGAATAATGGTTTTACCACTTGGCCAGAGCGCCAGTTTGAATGGGAAACTATGGAAGGACCATCTAATTCTTTAAACCATCCTATGCATAGTGGTTTTGCTGCTTATTTTTATGAATCTTTAGGAGGAATTAAATCATCAAAAGATAATGTAGGTTATAAAGTATTTACAGTAAACCCAGAATTTCCAAAGAAAGTTACATCAACTTCAGTTACCGTACCAACACCTTATGGAGATATTAAAAATGACTGGTCTTTAAAAGAAAATGTTTTATCTATGGATCTTAAAGTGCCATTTAACACCAAAGCAAAAGTTGTTTTAACCGATAATGAATTAAAGTCTGTTAAAATTAATGGCATCTCTGTTAAAGACTATAAGAAAGACAATGGTATTGAAATACAAGAAAAATCAGTAATGTTAGGCTCAGGAAACTATAAAATTGAATATTCAAAAGATAAAGACTAA
- a CDS encoding T9SS type A sorting domain-containing protein — protein MMKKNALIISLLLLTIVSSQLFSQTTTCNGTLPFEEKDGLLTIEMESGIIKDNRWKIGTETINNEEIKYLHWTGAESFNALSGAPIEYKIKINTPGTYRFAWRMRVGKGTSKGEHNDAWLKIDAEDFYGIKNGAKVYPKPYCNSSTDLTCAAGTSVNNYIKAFGNRLDYGFVTNTNDHVAHRVFVTFNEAKVYTITVDARSSYLFIDKMVLRRNDISDSAAFNLSNSESSCYDASLSTEDQKKNNQIKIYPNPTKGKVDIKNLPLNSSLVIYNIYGAIIRTIITKDIKNTIDISDLEPGVYFISNNDNKNNFVKKIIKI, from the coding sequence ATGATGAAAAAAAATGCATTAATAATTTCTCTTTTATTACTAACAATAGTTTCTTCGCAACTATTCTCTCAAACAACAACATGTAATGGTACTTTACCTTTTGAAGAGAAAGATGGACTTTTAACCATAGAAATGGAATCTGGTATTATAAAAGATAACCGATGGAAAATAGGAACAGAAACTATTAATAATGAAGAAATAAAATATTTACATTGGACAGGAGCAGAATCTTTTAATGCACTTTCAGGTGCACCCATAGAGTATAAGATTAAAATAAATACACCTGGAACTTACAGATTTGCTTGGAGAATGAGAGTAGGAAAAGGAACTAGTAAAGGTGAACACAATGATGCTTGGTTAAAAATAGATGCAGAAGATTTTTACGGAATTAAAAATGGAGCTAAAGTGTATCCAAAACCTTACTGTAATTCTAGTACAGATTTAACTTGTGCAGCTGGTACTTCTGTTAATAATTATATTAAAGCATTTGGTAATAGATTAGATTACGGTTTTGTAACCAATACAAATGACCACGTTGCACATAGAGTTTTTGTAACTTTTAACGAAGCCAAAGTGTATACGATTACTGTAGATGCTAGATCTTCTTATTTGTTTATTGATAAAATGGTTTTAAGAAGAAATGATATTTCAGATAGTGCAGCGTTTAATTTATCTAACAGCGAATCTTCTTGTTATGACGCTTCCTTATCAACAGAAGATCAAAAAAAAAATAATCAAATAAAAATATACCCAAATCCAACAAAGGGTAAAGTAGATATTAAAAATTTACCATTAAATTCTAGTTTGGTAATTTATAATATTTATGGGGCAATTATTCGTACAATAATTACAAAAGATATTAAGAATACAATTGATATAAGTGATTTAGAACCGGGCGTTTATTTTATTTCAAATAATGATAATAAAAATAATTTTGTAAAAAAAATAATCAAAATATAG
- a CDS encoding SusC/RagA family TonB-linked outer membrane protein, translating into MLALCCIGISSAQTVKGTVSADGEPLPGASVLVKGTSNGTVTDFDGNYSVNLNSGTTLIFSYLGYASKEVVVGKQTQINIILEQDNQLDEIVVIGYGTQKKSDLTGSVSSVSAKDIAEVPVSRVDQALQGRAAGVQVTQTNGAPGAGTVIRVRGGNSITGSNEPLWVIDGIVVGTNFNLNNINSNDIKSIEILKDASSIAIYGSRGANGVVLVSTKSGTNAGSGKPQVSVNLYTSMQLVPELPKMLSQAEQIAFTNESATFRSAAEPFPNDPSTYANNDWYDIILNEAPIHNADVSIAGSSENGNVNYYNSLNYFNQKGLVISSGIEKFIFRSNLDIKLTDNLKTGFRVNYSRINQENGLTAFSNAFVTLPTQPIYNEDGTYNGFDDVIGAPFSNPVANVALNTNETFSNNLLATAYLEYSPASNWVIRSTFSPELNNTKQNRFTSSQSPDLLVVEDLGRASVRTVASQGWNNENTVQYQSDFGENHSVTALAGASFQKVSTEITQAEAFGITSDATGFNNLANSDPKRAVVSSDYTSFQIASFFGRLNYSYKDKYLLTLVGRTDGSSVFAAGNKYEFYPSIAGAWKISEEAFMKDQDVFKDLKLRASYGKSGNQAIGPYRTLALLTEANTTLDGKEVTGLTLGRPSNPNLQWETTNSFDLALEASIFNGRIFTELNYYYKKTNDLLLDVSIPRQTGFTSQLQNVGSLENKGWEFLINSKNIRTDNFSWNSTLSLSANKNKILDLGGVDFIDVTVDAILGSGNTRLIVGESVPVFTGVNYLGTWKSQEEIDASGYTDPQVVGGPKFEDLNGDGIISTEDNVVLGDPTPDLIFGFENSFTYKNWDLSFYFQGTVGNDVFNLRTRNHYFNRGETTKFAELANRWTPENPTSNIPRAGADSVTNTPSNSEYVEDGSHVRLKTARLAYNLPVDKFGLGGVKNATIYFSGTNLLLFSNFRLIDPETSSFGKNGLGNIAQGYANGEYPNPRVLTFGINVNF; encoded by the coding sequence ATGTTAGCTTTATGTTGTATAGGGATATCGAGTGCCCAAACAGTTAAAGGTACGGTATCTGCCGATGGAGAACCATTACCAGGAGCTTCTGTTTTGGTAAAAGGAACATCTAATGGAACAGTTACAGATTTTGATGGTAATTATTCTGTTAATCTTAACTCTGGAACAACCTTAATATTTTCTTATTTAGGGTACGCATCTAAAGAAGTTGTTGTAGGTAAGCAAACCCAAATTAATATAATCTTAGAACAAGACAACCAACTTGATGAAATTGTTGTTATTGGGTATGGTACACAAAAAAAATCAGACTTAACAGGTTCTGTTTCTAGTGTAAGTGCAAAAGATATTGCAGAAGTACCTGTATCTAGAGTAGACCAAGCGTTACAAGGTAGAGCCGCAGGTGTTCAGGTAACACAAACAAATGGTGCGCCAGGAGCAGGAACAGTAATTAGGGTAAGAGGAGGTAACTCTATAACTGGTAGTAATGAACCTCTTTGGGTTATTGATGGTATTGTAGTGGGTACAAACTTTAACCTAAATAATATTAACAGTAATGATATTAAATCTATTGAAATTTTAAAAGACGCATCATCTATTGCAATTTATGGTTCTAGAGGAGCCAATGGAGTTGTTTTAGTGTCTACAAAAAGTGGTACAAATGCAGGTTCTGGTAAACCACAGGTAAGTGTAAACTTATATACAAGTATGCAACTTGTACCAGAATTACCAAAAATGCTTTCTCAAGCAGAGCAAATAGCGTTTACAAATGAAAGTGCAACCTTTAGATCTGCAGCAGAACCTTTTCCTAATGATCCGTCTACCTATGCAAATAATGACTGGTATGATATCATTTTAAATGAGGCACCAATACATAATGCAGATGTTTCTATTGCAGGTTCATCAGAAAACGGAAATGTAAATTACTACAATTCTTTAAATTACTTTAATCAAAAAGGGTTAGTTATTAGTTCTGGTATCGAAAAATTTATTTTTAGATCTAATTTAGATATTAAATTAACAGATAACTTAAAAACAGGTTTTAGAGTAAATTATTCAAGAATTAATCAAGAAAACGGTTTAACCGCTTTTAGTAATGCTTTTGTAACTTTACCTACACAGCCTATTTATAATGAAGATGGCACGTATAATGGATTTGATGATGTTATTGGCGCTCCGTTTTCTAACCCAGTAGCAAATGTAGCGTTAAATACCAACGAAACATTTTCTAATAATTTATTAGCAACAGCTTATTTAGAATATAGTCCTGCATCAAATTGGGTTATTCGTTCTACATTTAGTCCAGAACTTAATAATACAAAACAAAATAGATTTACCTCTAGTCAGAGTCCAGATTTGCTTGTTGTAGAAGATTTAGGTAGAGCAAGTGTAAGAACAGTTGCTAGCCAAGGTTGGAATAACGAAAACACGGTACAATATCAATCTGATTTTGGAGAAAACCATAGTGTAACAGCATTAGCAGGAGCTTCTTTTCAAAAAGTATCTACAGAAATTACACAAGCAGAAGCATTTGGTATAACAAGTGATGCTACAGGTTTTAATAATTTAGCAAACTCAGATCCAAAGAGAGCTGTAGTAAGTAGTGATTATACTAGTTTTCAAATAGCATCCTTTTTTGGGCGATTAAATTATAGCTACAAAGATAAGTATCTATTAACTTTGGTTGGTAGAACAGATGGTAGTTCTGTTTTTGCAGCAGGAAACAAGTACGAGTTTTATCCATCTATAGCAGGAGCTTGGAAAATTTCTGAAGAAGCATTTATGAAAGATCAAGATGTATTTAAAGATCTTAAATTAAGAGCAAGTTATGGTAAATCAGGTAACCAAGCAATTGGGCCTTACAGAACCCTTGCGTTACTAACAGAAGCAAATACTACACTAGACGGAAAAGAAGTTACGGGGTTAACATTAGGTAGACCTTCTAATCCAAATTTACAATGGGAAACTACTAATTCTTTTGATTTAGCATTAGAAGCATCCATATTTAATGGTAGAATTTTTACAGAATTAAATTACTACTATAAAAAAACAAATGATTTATTGTTAGATGTAAGTATCCCTAGACAAACAGGTTTTACGAGTCAATTACAAAATGTAGGATCATTAGAAAATAAAGGATGGGAGTTTTTAATAAATTCTAAAAACATTAGAACAGATAATTTTAGTTGGAATTCTACCTTATCATTATCAGCAAATAAAAATAAAATTTTAGATTTAGGTGGTGTAGATTTTATTGATGTTACTGTAGATGCTATTTTAGGATCTGGAAATACTAGATTAATTGTAGGAGAATCTGTACCTGTTTTTACCGGAGTTAATTACTTAGGAACCTGGAAAAGTCAAGAAGAAATAGATGCCTCTGGGTATACAGACCCACAAGTTGTTGGAGGTCCAAAATTTGAAGATTTAAACGGAGACGGAATTATTTCTACAGAAGATAATGTTGTTTTAGGAGACCCTACACCAGATTTAATTTTTGGTTTTGAAAACTCATTTACATATAAAAATTGGGATTTATCATTCTATTTTCAAGGAACTGTAGGTAATGATGTGTTTAATTTAAGAACCCGTAATCATTATTTTAATCGTGGAGAGACTACTAAATTTGCAGAGTTAGCAAATCGTTGGACACCAGAAAACCCAACATCAAACATTCCTAGAGCAGGTGCAGATTCTGTAACCAATACACCAAGTAATTCAGAATACGTAGAAGATGGATCTCACGTTCGTCTTAAAACAGCAAGATTAGCTTATAATTTACCTGTAGATAAATTTGGTCTTGGAGGTGTAAAAAATGCAACTATCTATTTTTCTGGAACTAACTTGTTGCTTTTTTCTAATTTTAGGTTGATAGACCCAGAAACAAGTAGTTTTGGTAAAAATGGTTTAGGCAATATAGCGCAAGGTTATGCTAATGGAGAGTATCCTAACCCAAGAGTACTAACATTTGGTATAAACGTAAATTTTTAA